The following are encoded together in the Streptomyces sp. NBC_00358 genome:
- a CDS encoding ABC transporter substrate-binding protein, giving the protein MDKLTVVLGDFPHAQPLLDGDAEIDGYRIEPVEVRPVIGAYRRMIRDLEFDVCELAPVSYLMARQQGIELTAVPVFLNRRFHHGDVQCATQSGIRVPRDLEGRRVGVRAYSVSTGVWVRGVLRDEYGVDIDKITWVVDDDDHIEGRVPSNVERVTDGRSLGELLRAGEIDAALTGNAGTGRAGAPKAGWTAAAEPQPGDDSPYPLFPEAGTLAVDHYLRTGVYPLHSLISVRSELVERDPGLPSKLYAAFAVSKHQHLTARPEWTAVPRLARQGRAIGADPVPYGITANEPSLNAMVRFAKDQGLLDAEFPTDPRSLFAAGDYPDA; this is encoded by the coding sequence ATGGACAAGCTCACGGTAGTTCTCGGGGACTTCCCGCACGCGCAGCCGCTGTTGGACGGCGACGCCGAAATCGACGGGTACCGGATCGAGCCGGTGGAGGTCAGACCGGTCATCGGCGCCTACCGGCGGATGATCCGGGACCTGGAGTTCGACGTGTGCGAACTGGCACCGGTGTCGTACCTGATGGCACGCCAACAGGGCATCGAACTCACCGCCGTCCCGGTGTTCCTCAACCGGCGCTTCCACCACGGCGACGTGCAGTGCGCCACGCAATCCGGCATCCGTGTGCCGCGGGACCTGGAGGGACGCAGGGTCGGCGTGCGCGCCTACTCGGTGAGCACCGGAGTATGGGTGCGCGGCGTGCTGCGCGACGAGTACGGCGTGGACATCGACAAGATCACCTGGGTGGTGGACGACGACGACCACATCGAGGGCCGCGTCCCCTCCAACGTCGAGCGGGTCACGGACGGCCGCTCGCTGGGAGAGCTGCTGCGCGCCGGAGAGATCGACGCCGCGCTGACCGGCAACGCCGGAACGGGACGGGCCGGCGCGCCCAAGGCCGGCTGGACGGCGGCGGCCGAACCGCAGCCCGGCGACGACAGCCCCTACCCGCTCTTCCCCGAGGCCGGCACGCTCGCCGTGGACCACTACCTGCGGACCGGCGTCTACCCCCTGCACTCGCTGATCTCGGTGCGCTCCGAACTCGTGGAACGTGACCCCGGCCTGCCGTCGAAGCTGTACGCGGCGTTCGCGGTGAGCAAGCACCAGCACCTCACCGCCCGGCCCGAGTGGACGGCCGTACCGCGGCTGGCCCGTCAGGGGCGCGCGATCGGCGCCGACCCCGTCCCCTACGGCATCACGGCCAACGAGCCCAGCCTGAACGCCATGGTGCGGTTCGCGAAGGACCAGGGCCTGCTCGACGCGGAGTTCCCCACCGACCCGCGCTCGCTGTTCGCCGCGGGCGACTACCCGGACGCCTGA
- a CDS encoding DUF3500 domain-containing protein, with translation MGEPVGLRKRGNPPTREPETWTPDLLEKVAWRVEAANEPFRGGATSDGIQQGLFPLRDTGADVSKVYRAAEDYLAGLTQKQLAEGRFPMDDVSWRHWNNGARYFLRHGLLLEEFDDAGRERALAVIRESLSAHGYRQMVDLMRLNLTIGELSENTHGLNEWLYWFSLYGEPENGGPWGWQLDGHHVNINCVFVGDQMVLTPTFLGAEPVIAGGGKYAGTVAFRGEEALGHELFTQLDGRQRRQAVIADTMPQELLVGAFRDNWELDYEGLRLAEMSPGQRDTALQLLGLYVNRAGDAHARVRMEEVLAHEGDTRFGWAGDPDGTFYYRFHSPVILVEFEHMAGVFFDNDHPSRRHIHTIVRTPNGNDFGVDLLRRHHERHHTSPHSAH, from the coding sequence ATGGGAGAGCCGGTGGGGCTGCGCAAGCGGGGCAACCCGCCCACCCGCGAGCCGGAGACCTGGACACCCGACCTGCTCGAAAAGGTCGCCTGGCGGGTCGAAGCGGCCAACGAACCCTTCCGGGGGGGCGCCACGTCGGACGGCATCCAGCAGGGACTGTTCCCGCTGCGCGACACGGGCGCGGACGTCAGCAAGGTGTACCGGGCGGCGGAGGACTACCTGGCGGGACTGACGCAGAAGCAGCTCGCCGAGGGCCGGTTCCCGATGGACGACGTGAGCTGGCGCCACTGGAACAACGGCGCCCGGTACTTCCTGCGCCACGGCCTGCTGCTGGAGGAGTTCGACGACGCGGGGCGTGAGCGGGCCCTGGCCGTCATCCGGGAAAGCCTCAGCGCGCACGGCTACCGCCAGATGGTCGACCTGATGCGCCTCAACCTCACCATCGGCGAGCTGAGCGAGAACACGCACGGACTCAACGAGTGGCTGTACTGGTTCTCCCTCTACGGCGAGCCGGAGAACGGCGGCCCCTGGGGCTGGCAGCTCGACGGGCACCACGTCAACATCAACTGCGTGTTCGTCGGGGACCAGATGGTCCTCACCCCCACCTTCCTCGGCGCCGAACCGGTGATCGCCGGAGGCGGGAAGTACGCCGGGACCGTTGCCTTCCGGGGCGAAGAGGCACTCGGCCACGAACTGTTCACCCAGCTCGACGGCCGACAGCGCCGGCAGGCCGTGATCGCGGACACCATGCCGCAGGAACTTCTCGTCGGAGCCTTCCGGGACAACTGGGAGCTCGACTACGAGGGACTGCGGCTCGCCGAGATGTCACCCGGCCAACGCGACACCGCACTCCAGCTCCTGGGCCTGTACGTGAACCGGGCCGGCGACGCCCACGCCCGCGTCCGCATGGAGGAGGTCCTGGCCCACGAAGGGGACACCCGCTTCGGCTGGGCCGGAGACCCCGACGGCACCTTCTACTACCGCTTCCACAGCCCGGTGATCCTCGTCGAGTTCGAGCACATGGCCGGCGTGTTCTTCGACAACGACCACCCCTCACGCCGGCACATCCACACCATCGTCCGCACCCCCAACGGCAACGACTTCGGCGTCGACCTCCTGCGCCGCCACCACGAGCGGCACCACACGTCGCCGCACAGCGCGCACTGA